From a region of the Leptospira kmetyi serovar Malaysia str. Bejo-Iso9 genome:
- a CDS encoding LysR family transcriptional regulator translates to MEISSLKIFREVAVEGSFTKAAEKLHYVQSNVTMRIQLLERELGDRLFQRTKAGVTLTPKGKILLEYAEKILFFSDEARKALSSSGDPQGVLRIGSGETTSSIRLPSYIAKFHSKFPKVKLSIHPGNTGDLLQGLIKRELDGAFLYEDFSHPTTVSRPIFTENLKVVTPKNFKTIRALASSLDNLSILVFKPGCIFRNRLEQWLLSQKIGPRSAVELNSMDSILSCVMAGMGISLLPESILKSRKLDRFISSFPIPKEFSQVRTFFVFRKDVSPTTALGEFRDGLFSTVS, encoded by the coding sequence ATGGAAATTTCAAGTCTGAAGATATTCAGGGAAGTCGCCGTGGAAGGAAGTTTTACCAAGGCCGCGGAGAAACTTCACTACGTTCAATCGAACGTTACGATGAGAATTCAACTTTTGGAACGGGAACTCGGCGATCGATTGTTTCAAAGAACGAAGGCCGGTGTGACTCTGACTCCGAAGGGAAAAATTCTTTTGGAATATGCGGAGAAGATCCTTTTCTTTTCCGACGAAGCGCGCAAGGCGCTTTCTTCGTCGGGAGATCCGCAAGGCGTTCTTCGAATCGGTTCGGGGGAAACGACGTCTTCGATTCGACTTCCCTCTTACATCGCGAAATTTCATTCTAAGTTTCCGAAGGTAAAACTTTCGATTCATCCGGGGAACACCGGAGATCTTTTACAAGGGCTGATCAAACGGGAATTGGACGGAGCTTTTTTGTATGAGGATTTTTCCCATCCGACGACGGTTTCCCGACCTATTTTTACGGAGAATTTAAAGGTCGTAACTCCGAAAAATTTTAAAACGATCCGAGCGCTGGCCTCTTCTTTGGACAATCTTTCGATTCTCGTTTTTAAACCGGGCTGCATCTTCCGCAATCGTTTGGAGCAATGGCTCCTTTCTCAAAAGATCGGGCCGAGGTCGGCCGTTGAATTGAATTCGATGGATTCCATTCTTTCCTGCGTTATGGCCGGGATGGGAATCTCTTTGCTGCCCGAATCCATTTTGAAATCCAGAAAGTTGGACCGGTTCATTTCCAGTTTTCCAATTCCGAAAGAATTTTCGCAGGTTCGGACCTTTTTCGTGTTTCGAAAGGACGTTTCTCCGACCACGGCTTTAGGCGAGTTCCGAGATGGTTTGTTTTCTACAGTCTCTTAG
- a CDS encoding MBL fold metallo-hydrolase has protein sequence MFGNRIQKFSFLSLIVLSGIVVLIFLQTGCLSSFGGTPEGKRLERMQTSKMFKDGKFENDPFVPNLISGSYTEILRRQLFGNEQRTPPSPIPVIHPDRQSFSAVPKPGLRAIWLGHTGVLVEIDGVRILTDPVFSEKVSPFTSVGPERFFQSPISLEELPPIDAVVISHDHYDHLDMITAKHLSSKGTKYFVPLGIGAHLERWGVPESQIVELDWWEKGNVGKVEIICTPAVHYSGRGMFNAKSTLWSSWSVIGPENKFFHSGDTGYSPHFAEIGKRLGPFDLTSIKVGAYDVTWEGIHMNPEKAVQAHVDLKAKRMLPVHWGTFNLAIHDWDEPIRRSVDAAKNLSVDLVAPKPGEVVDAKAPFIFEAWWEKVK, from the coding sequence ATGTTCGGAAATCGGATTCAAAAATTTTCTTTCTTATCTTTGATCGTTCTTTCGGGAATCGTCGTTTTGATTTTTTTGCAGACGGGTTGTTTGAGTTCGTTCGGCGGAACTCCCGAAGGCAAACGACTGGAAAGAATGCAGACTTCCAAAATGTTCAAGGACGGAAAGTTCGAAAACGATCCCTTTGTTCCGAATTTGATTTCCGGTTCTTACACGGAAATTCTTCGAAGACAACTTTTCGGTAACGAACAAAGAACCCCTCCTTCTCCGATTCCGGTAATTCATCCCGATCGCCAAAGTTTTTCCGCAGTTCCCAAACCGGGACTGAGAGCGATCTGGCTCGGTCACACGGGAGTTCTTGTGGAAATCGACGGAGTGAGAATTCTGACCGATCCCGTTTTTTCCGAGAAAGTATCTCCGTTTACGAGCGTAGGTCCGGAAAGATTTTTCCAATCTCCGATTTCCCTCGAAGAACTTCCTCCGATCGACGCGGTCGTGATTTCACACGATCACTACGATCATTTGGATATGATCACCGCAAAACATCTTTCTTCCAAAGGAACCAAGTATTTCGTTCCTTTGGGAATCGGCGCGCACTTGGAACGTTGGGGCGTTCCCGAGTCACAGATCGTAGAACTCGATTGGTGGGAAAAGGGAAACGTCGGGAAAGTGGAAATCATTTGCACGCCCGCGGTTCATTATTCGGGCCGGGGAATGTTCAACGCGAAGTCTACTCTTTGGTCTTCTTGGAGCGTAATCGGTCCCGAAAATAAATTCTTTCATAGCGGGGATACGGGTTATTCTCCTCATTTTGCCGAGATCGGTAAACGTCTCGGACCTTTCGACCTGACTTCGATCAAGGTCGGAGCTTACGACGTCACTTGGGAAGGAATTCACATGAACCCCGAGAAAGCGGTTCAAGCGCACGTGGATTTAAAAGCAAAACGAATGCTTCCGGTTCATTGGGGAACGTTCAATCTTGCGATTCACGATTGGGACGAACCGATTCGTCGAAGCGTCGACGCGGCAAAAAATCTTTCTGTAGACTTGGTCGCGCCGAAACCGGGCGAAGTCGTGGACGCAAAAGCACCGTTCATTTTCGAAGCTTGGTGGGAAAAGGTGAAATAA
- a CDS encoding SDR family oxidoreductase: protein MKRKTVLITGSSSGIGKAAAKYFQAKGWNVIATMRNPENDQDLKNLPNLLCTKLDVTKPDTIEKAIAEGIKTFGEIDVLVNNAGYGLVGPFEGASKEQIQRQFDTNVFGAMDVIQKILPHFRNKKKGLIINVASMGGRITFPLYSLYHSTKWALEGFTESLQYELSPFGIRVKLIEPGAIATDFIGRSSDSTSDQAPGEYKKFSDAVFKNMEDAMMTSRSETVAKVIFKAAKSSSKRLRYVVGMDAKALLSLRKFLSDGVLFSMMKLALLRSAKAA from the coding sequence ATGAAACGTAAAACCGTGTTAATCACAGGGTCGTCTTCCGGAATCGGAAAAGCGGCCGCAAAGTATTTCCAAGCAAAGGGCTGGAACGTGATCGCAACGATGAGAAATCCCGAAAACGATCAGGACCTTAAAAATCTTCCGAACCTACTCTGCACAAAACTCGACGTAACCAAACCCGACACGATCGAAAAGGCGATCGCAGAGGGAATCAAAACCTTCGGCGAGATCGACGTATTGGTAAACAACGCCGGTTACGGACTTGTAGGACCGTTCGAAGGAGCGAGCAAGGAACAAATCCAAAGACAATTCGATACGAACGTATTCGGAGCGATGGACGTGATTCAAAAAATTCTCCCCCACTTCCGAAACAAAAAAAAGGGACTCATTATCAACGTCGCGTCTATGGGCGGAAGAATCACCTTCCCTCTTTATAGTCTCTATCATTCCACAAAATGGGCCTTGGAAGGTTTCACCGAATCTCTTCAATACGAATTGTCTCCGTTCGGAATCCGAGTAAAGCTCATTGAACCCGGCGCGATCGCCACCGATTTTATCGGCCGTTCCTCCGACTCCACTTCCGATCAAGCTCCGGGAGAATATAAGAAATTTTCGGACGCGGTTTTTAAGAACATGGAAGACGCGATGATGACCAGTCGTTCCGAAACCGTTGCGAAAGTAATTTTCAAAGCCGCAAAAAGTTCTTCCAAACGTCTTCGTTACGTAGTAGGAATGGACGCTAAAGCGCTTTTAAGTTTGCGGAAATTTCTTTCCGACGGAGTTCTATTCTCCATGATGAAACTCGCGTTGCTTAGATCCGCGAAAGCGGCTTAA
- a CDS encoding hybrid sensor histidine kinase/response regulator: MKTESAILPKIMILEDDSLLRAHLGRFFRNLGLEYCEVQNGIQALEKKEEFKPDAYFVDLEMPMMGGRQFIETVKQEQPDSIFVVMTANSEPNTIIDTMNLGVFDYILKPIDHAEYKAVVDEIAQELYKRRLARLLEEESDIRLKKQLDWVSYKRSKLTELDSLLELSKITLNNIKYALFSGGGIGALIALVKMIHGSAEKKDSAYEISEDLMTMLAENTEYIEKNVTRLEDTLTLLNRDVAPKLEILSVNELVETLTECFRTFEKDECDSIEERKLRFKIGSKNKISQKQFVKVDLHSFTIVFHELLVNALKYSESGSVVDVYFSCGAGLFNLYVKNKFDPSYLNGISAEQEDLVKQPFYRLAKFIDEKVKTEKVFSGLGLTLADILIRKHGGTFGIKNLMDHSIGDKPEMVVLAATTISTL, from the coding sequence ATGAAAACCGAATCCGCAATTCTTCCTAAAATTATGATCCTGGAAGACGATTCGCTTTTGAGAGCTCATCTCGGCCGTTTCTTTCGGAACCTAGGACTCGAATACTGCGAGGTTCAAAACGGAATTCAAGCCTTGGAAAAAAAGGAAGAATTCAAACCGGACGCTTATTTCGTCGACTTGGAAATGCCGATGATGGGCGGAAGACAGTTTATCGAAACCGTAAAACAGGAACAACCCGATTCCATCTTCGTAGTGATGACTGCTAACTCGGAACCGAATACGATCATCGATACGATGAATCTCGGAGTATTCGATTACATTCTCAAGCCGATCGATCACGCCGAATACAAAGCCGTGGTGGATGAAATTGCACAAGAACTTTATAAACGAAGACTGGCTCGTTTGCTCGAAGAAGAATCGGATATAAGGCTCAAAAAACAATTGGATTGGGTTTCCTATAAACGTTCCAAACTTACGGAATTGGATTCCTTACTCGAACTTTCCAAGATTACTCTCAACAATATCAAATACGCTCTCTTTAGCGGAGGCGGAATCGGCGCTTTGATCGCTTTGGTTAAGATGATTCACGGTTCCGCGGAAAAAAAGGACTCCGCATACGAGATCTCCGAAGATTTGATGACGATGCTTGCGGAGAATACGGAATACATCGAAAAGAACGTTACGCGCCTCGAAGACACTCTGACCTTGCTCAATCGGGACGTCGCTCCCAAGTTGGAAATTCTATCCGTAAACGAACTGGTCGAAACGTTGACCGAATGTTTTCGTACTTTCGAAAAGGACGAATGTGATTCTATTGAGGAACGAAAGCTTCGTTTTAAAATCGGGAGTAAAAATAAGATTTCCCAGAAACAATTCGTGAAAGTCGATTTGCATTCTTTTACGATCGTGTTTCACGAACTGCTCGTAAACGCGTTGAAGTATTCGGAAAGCGGAAGCGTAGTCGACGTGTATTTTTCGTGCGGTGCGGGGCTTTTCAATCTTTATGTTAAGAATAAGTTCGATCCCTCGTATCTGAACGGAATTTCCGCAGAACAAGAGGACCTCGTCAAACAACCGTTTTATCGTTTGGCGAAATTTATAGACGAGAAGGTCAAAACGGAAAAGGTATTTTCGGGTTTGGGATTGACGTTAGCCGATATCCTGATTCGAAAACACGGTGGAACGTTCGGAATTAAAAATCTGATGGATCATTCCATCGGAGATAAACCGGAAATGGTCGTACTTGCCGCCACGAC
- a CDS encoding metal-dependent hydrolase, which translates to MTVETKTKKRNLKPINANQPTVRKMDFEGMGDLPSHYFDGNSFITHIINAYHILFPEGERFFIKSVKAYADQVKDPQLQTGIKAFIGQEVQHGKEHEKVLEALAKQGRPVARFVKFFEWSAFKVMLPFFEFFFGKKLKLSVTAGMEHYTATMGEITLRHGFHDHAYGEMRELLLWHACEEIEHKSVAYDVLQTVSNSYALRIFGFFLASWIFWGYVLFFQHWFILTDQEIGFKKYFQDMKVSRPFGRILFLETSKAFFLYLKPSFHPAQTGGYDLANAALATI; encoded by the coding sequence ATGACCGTTGAAACGAAAACGAAAAAGAGAAATTTGAAACCAATCAACGCGAATCAACCTACGGTTCGTAAGATGGACTTTGAGGGAATGGGCGATTTGCCGAGTCACTATTTTGATGGGAATTCGTTCATCACTCATATCATCAACGCGTATCACATTCTTTTTCCGGAAGGCGAAAGATTCTTTATCAAAAGCGTAAAGGCTTACGCGGATCAAGTGAAAGATCCTCAGCTCCAAACCGGAATCAAAGCGTTTATCGGACAGGAAGTGCAACACGGAAAAGAACACGAGAAGGTTCTCGAAGCTCTTGCAAAACAAGGAAGACCGGTCGCGCGTTTCGTAAAATTTTTCGAATGGAGCGCGTTCAAAGTGATGCTTCCGTTTTTTGAATTCTTCTTCGGAAAAAAACTGAAACTTTCTGTTACTGCAGGGATGGAACACTACACCGCTACGATGGGGGAAATCACTTTAAGACACGGATTTCACGATCACGCTTACGGAGAAATGAGGGAACTTCTTCTTTGGCACGCTTGCGAAGAGATCGAACACAAATCCGTTGCTTACGACGTTCTTCAGACGGTTTCCAACAGTTATGCTTTGAGAATTTTCGGATTCTTTTTGGCCTCTTGGATTTTCTGGGGTTACGTTTTGTTTTTCCAACACTGGTTTATTTTGACCGATCAGGAAATCGGATTCAAAAAATACTTTCAAGATATGAAAGTTTCCAGACCGTTCGGGAGAATTCTGTTTTTGGAAACTTCCAAAGCGTTCTTTTTGTATTTGAAACCGAGTTTTCATCCGGCGCAGACGGGAGGTTACGATCTCGCGAACGCCGCGTTGGCCACAATTTAA
- a CDS encoding isochorismatase family protein, whose translation MNSFKKTALIPILCWIVSCSTIDERENPVSSELANADTALLILDLQKDFFPGGKFELEGAEQAASRGKTVLEYFRKKEWPVIHVQHVSTRKGATFFFPGTAGVQMEESNGPIPGETILIKHTVNAFINTGLEEELKRKKVKKLVVYGMMTHMVVDSTVRAAFDLGYKDITVIADACATKELSFEKTKIPASYVHASFLSGLGYIFAKIKTSSEFVQTPIDLENYNKLIL comes from the coding sequence ATGAATTCATTCAAAAAAACGGCGTTGATTCCGATTCTATGCTGGATCGTTTCCTGTTCAACGATCGACGAAAGGGAGAATCCGGTTTCTTCCGAACTTGCAAACGCGGACACGGCGCTTTTGATTTTGGACCTACAAAAGGATTTTTTTCCCGGAGGAAAATTCGAATTGGAAGGAGCGGAACAAGCGGCGAGTCGAGGAAAAACCGTCTTGGAATACTTTAGAAAAAAGGAATGGCCCGTGATTCACGTTCAACACGTTTCCACTCGGAAAGGGGCCACCTTCTTCTTTCCCGGAACCGCAGGGGTTCAAATGGAAGAATCAAACGGGCCGATTCCCGGAGAAACAATTCTGATCAAACACACGGTCAATGCGTTTATCAACACGGGATTGGAAGAGGAGCTGAAACGTAAAAAAGTAAAGAAGCTCGTTGTCTACGGAATGATGACTCACATGGTCGTCGATTCTACCGTACGCGCCGCCTTTGATCTCGGTTATAAGGATATCACCGTCATTGCGGACGCATGCGCGACCAAGGAACTTTCCTTTGAAAAAACGAAAATTCCCGCTTCGTATGTGCACGCTTCGTTTTTATCGGGACTCGGATATATTTTTGCGAAGATCAAAACTTCTTCGGAGTTTGTTCAAACTCCAATCGATTTAGAAAATTATAATAAACTAATATTATAA
- a CDS encoding TetR family transcriptional regulator, protein MKSRAVKDDDKKIKKELLVRAAISLFNKSSFEKISMDQIAKKAGVAKGTLYLYFKTKEELFLEIHRMDYDAWFEAFQNFLRSKNPGLSSAELASWITNSLKENQRTVRLMAIASALLEKNVVFESALRFKDSVRKSVLESAPELCRALKLKTSDEAVLFLTYLHALIIGLWHHAEPAPIVVKVLNSSPDFAVFRIDFFQTLELGIISILSGIQKNS, encoded by the coding sequence ATGAAAAGCCGAGCCGTAAAAGACGACGATAAGAAAATCAAAAAGGAACTTTTGGTTCGGGCCGCGATTTCCCTTTTTAACAAATCTTCTTTTGAAAAAATTTCCATGGATCAGATCGCCAAAAAGGCGGGGGTCGCCAAGGGAACTCTGTATCTTTATTTCAAAACCAAGGAAGAACTTTTTCTCGAAATTCATAGAATGGATTACGACGCTTGGTTCGAGGCGTTTCAGAATTTTCTTCGTTCTAAAAATCCGGGACTTTCTTCGGCGGAACTTGCGTCTTGGATCACGAATTCTCTAAAGGAAAACCAAAGAACGGTCCGTTTGATGGCGATCGCTTCTGCGCTTTTGGAAAAAAACGTGGTTTTTGAAAGCGCGCTTCGTTTTAAGGATTCGGTTCGAAAGAGCGTTCTCGAATCCGCTCCCGAACTTTGTCGGGCCTTAAAACTCAAAACGTCGGATGAAGCCGTTTTGTTTCTGACGTATTTGCACGCGCTGATCATCGGGCTTTGGCACCACGCCGAACCGGCTCCGATCGTAGTGAAAGTTCTCAATTCTTCCCCGGATTTTGCGGTCTTTCGGATCGACTTTTTCCAAACCTTGGAGCTTGGAATCATTTCCATTCTTTCCGGAATTCAGAAGAATTCTTAA
- a CDS encoding lytic transglycosylase domain-containing protein has product MNFRKMTRFRFRYLLWLLLPLSFQLLLAPLAGALNQKKIALDEESIEIKAIQAYVAEVRPSLSSESLQKLSQVILQESRRLELESCTFRCSDTDKVSLLIGLIHLESEFKATARSPKDARGFMQIMPATATWLSKKEGWKINLSDLHKPEVNIHLGVSYLNFLLDLRKGDTTKALLSYNAGPGAVDRWGGVPEYNEIILSNQSRYLELREKISNSIQ; this is encoded by the coding sequence ATGAATTTTCGCAAGATGACCCGATTTCGTTTCCGTTACTTACTTTGGTTGCTCTTACCCTTGAGCTTCCAACTGCTTCTCGCACCACTTGCGGGAGCTCTCAATCAGAAAAAGATCGCCCTGGACGAAGAATCCATAGAAATCAAAGCCATCCAGGCGTACGTGGCGGAGGTCCGACCATCCCTTTCCTCTGAATCCCTGCAAAAACTATCCCAAGTCATTCTCCAGGAATCCAGAAGACTGGAACTCGAGTCCTGCACGTTCCGTTGTTCCGACACGGACAAAGTCAGCCTACTGATCGGATTGATCCATCTCGAATCCGAGTTCAAGGCGACCGCTCGCTCTCCCAAAGACGCCCGCGGTTTTATGCAAATCATGCCCGCAACGGCAACCTGGCTTTCCAAAAAAGAAGGCTGGAAAATCAACCTATCGGATCTTCACAAACCGGAAGTAAACATCCATCTCGGAGTTTCTTACCTAAACTTTCTTTTGGATCTGAGAAAGGGCGATACCACGAAAGCGCTTCTTTCCTATAACGCCGGACCGGGCGCCGTGGATCGTTGGGGCGGGGTTCCGGAATACAACGAGATCATTTTGAGCAACCAATCCCGTTACTTGGAATTGAGAGAAAAGATTTCCAATTCGATTCAGTAA